From a region of the Monodelphis domestica isolate mMonDom1 chromosome 8, mMonDom1.pri, whole genome shotgun sequence genome:
- the PPP1R2 gene encoding protein phosphatase inhibitor 2: MAASAASHRPIKGILKNKSSAQGSAGLPPATATASAAPLPPQPGSLATDEDFGKKSQKWDEMNILATYHPADKDYGLMKIDEPSTPYHSMVGENDDDALSDSEATETLTPEVLARKLSAAEGLEPKFLVQDEESSEEEDNLTPEEQEKRRQFEMKRKLHYNEGLNIKLARQLISKELRGDVEEDDGMRPGRSSQLQSQEDVP; the protein is encoded by the exons ATGGCGGCCTCGGCGGCCTCGCACCGGCCCATCAAGGGGATCCTGAAGAACAAGAGCAGCGCCCAAGGCTCCGCGGGCCTGCCTCCGGCCACCGCCACCGCCTCCGCCGCGCCGCTGCCGCCGCAGCCCGGCTCCCTGGCCACTGACGAGGACTTCGG taaAAAATCCCAGAAGTGGGATGAAATGAATATCCTAGCAACCTATCATCCAGCAGACAAAGACTATGGCTTAATGAAAATAGACGAGCCCAGCACTCCCTACCACAG TATGGTTGGTGAAAATGATGACGACGCCTTGAGTGACTCCGAAGCGACTGAAACTCTGACCCCAGAAGTGTTGGCCCGGAA GTTATCGGCTGCAGAAGGCTTGGAACCAAAGTTCCTTGTTCAGGATGAGGAGAGCAGTGAAGAGGAAGACAACCTGACCCCCGAAGAGCAAG AAAAAAGGCGTCAgtttgagatgaagagaaagcTTCACTACAACGAAGGGCTCAACATCAAGCTGGCTCGGCAGCTCATTTCCAAAGAGCTTCGGGGGGATGTGGAGGAGGATGACGGAATGA GGCCTGGGAGGAGCAGCCAGTTGCAAAGCCAAGAAGATGTTCCCTAG